Within the Nerophis ophidion isolate RoL-2023_Sa linkage group LG01, RoL_Noph_v1.0, whole genome shotgun sequence genome, the region ccggtaatttgaaatcgcataaagggaagaagattaagagctattcagtaggatttaaggtccaagcttacatcacactcaaatgtttactgcatgcctttggtaagtgccgaagtgagaagaggttttaaaataaattaacgcatgcttacttttaccgcatgcctttggtaagcgcaggagtgagaagaggtttgaattaattagcgccccggcggcaattcaaggacatacggtatATCTGTTAATCACTGTCGCACGATTGCACCTGCGAGCTATCAAAAtagatatatacagtggggcaaaaaagtattttgtcagttGCCGATTGTGCAagctctcccacttaaaattatgacagaggtctgtaattttcatcataggtacacttcaagtgtgagagacagaatgtgaaaaaaaaatccatgaattcacattgtaggaattttaaagaatttatttggaaattatggtggaaaataagtatttggtcaaccattcaaagctctcactgatggaagaaggttttggctcaaaatctcacgatgcatggccccattcattctttccttaacacggatcaatcgtcctgtccccttagcagaaaaacagccccaaagcatgatgtttccacccccatgcttcacagtaggtatggtgttcttgggatgcaactcagtattcttcctccaaacacgacgagttgagtttataccaaaatggatacatggatgatacagcggaggattgggagaatgtcatgtggtcagatgaaaccaaaatagaactttttggagttgcatcccaagaacaccatacctactgtgaagcatgggggtggaaacatcatgctttggggctttttttctgctaaggggacaggatgattgatccgtgttaaggaaagaatgaatggggccatgtatcgtgagattttgagccaaaacctccttccatcagtgagagctttgaatggttgacccaatacttattttccaccataattcaagaataaattatttaaaattcctacaatgttaattcctggattttaatttttttcacattctgtctctcacagttgaagtatgatgaaaattacagacctctgtcatcattttaagtgggagaacttgaacaatcggtggctgactaaatacgtttttcccCAATGTATGTTGTATTTCAGTTGTTTAAGTGACATAGTAAATCATGTCTGAGTGGTTTAGtattgttgttaaaagataaaTGAGGTACGGAATTAtgaattacatttttacccaATTAGAATTTATTttgatgtattatttattttgacCTAGAAGCAATTGCAGGTCACTGACCTCTCGATGGTGTACACTTGGATGTCATGTTGTAGTCTTCTCCTCCGATACACTTTGCTCTTCATGCGGTGGCAGAAGCTCCAAATGACGCCGGCAAAGATGGCCAAGAAGCCCAACACCATCAGGAGGTAAGCAAGGATGAGTGCCCATGAGTCTACGTCGTTGTCGTCGCCGCCGCCCTGTTGGGACAGAAGGTAGGCCATGCAAATCAACGCAAAGCCAACGCAGGGCATCATGACACGCAGCAGGCAGCACAGGTGCTTCTTCACGTTCTTCATTCTGGTTTCTCTTCAGAAATGTCTTCACTTCTCGTGGACGTTGACTGACTGCAACTTTCTCTGCAAGCAGTGTAAAGGTATGTGAGTGTAGTAATGTCCTGGAGGTGCAGCCCCTGTGGTTGTTTATTAACACAGTCTTAATTTGTCTGCAGATGCACAAAAACAAATCTTTGGAGAAATACATTAAAAAGGAGCTAAAGCTTCATTCCAAATAATGAGATGAGTAATTATCGGTTTAATGCTATTGATTGGCTCATCGTGcatctaaaacagcacattattACCAGGAGTCATGTCAGTAGAGGGCGCTGTTAGTCACATAATGCTTAAATTGGGCAACATTACATTACTCACCAAGGACAGTCAAAAACAGAAAGTCTGAACTTTGACACAGCCTAGTTGAAAAGTCATGACGTTATGTTTTCCATTCTTCATGCTAACAAATAGATAGAAAACAATGGTAAAGTTAGTTCATTTTACCCACTTCCACGCACACTATATTAGAATTAAAtacatctagatcaggggtgtccaaacttataGGTTTAGAGGCCGCAATGGGCTAAagctgactgcatgtaaagtaattatatatatatatatatatatatatatatatatatatatatatatatatacatatatatatatatgtatgaatatacatatatatgtgtgtatatatctatgtgtggatatatatatatatatatatatatatatatatatatatatatatatgtgtgtgtgtgtatatatatatatatatatatatatatatatatatatatatatacacacacacacacactatggactggactctcactattatgttagatccagtatggactggacattcacaattttatgctagacccacttgacgtccattgcatccagtctcccctagagggaGAGGTGATCACCCAcacctgcggtcctctccaaggtttttcatagtcattcacattgacgtcccaccgggttgtgagtttttccttgcccttatgtgggctctgatccgaggatgtcgttgtggcttgtgcagccctttgagacacttgtgatttagggctatataattaaacattgacatatatatatatatatatatatatatatacatatatatatatatatatatatatacatacacatatatatatatatatatatatatatatatatatatattgacatatatatattgacatatatatatctatatatatatagatatagatatatatatacacaatgtataCAATATTTATACAGTTCTGaagttagtccatccatccatccatcatcttctgcttatccgaggtcgggtcgcgggagcagcagcctaagcagggaagcccagacttcgctctccccagccacttcgtccagctcttcccgggggatcccgaggcgttcccaggccagccgggagacatagtcttcccaaagtgtcctgggtcttccccgtggcctcctaccggttgtacgtgccctaaacacctccctgaaGTTAGTGtacttatatatacactataccaggggtagggaaccaattgTTCTCgagccatatgtggctcttttgatgactgaagcTAATTTGATTATCGTGGTCGTCTTGAATCAGTTAACAGCAACAAATGAGGGACAACAGTAAGGGcacttttgttttcatgttttatgtaTCTTTTTTGTAGAACTTGAAACCTAGAAAACAACTTATTTTAAAGCAACAGTAAGGTAACATCTTTTTCACTGTTTTTGTTGCTCAAGGGTTGCCCCAGAAACACCAGTGATGCATGTCTCCTTATTACATGCTAGTGTACCATCGATATggttgaaaagtttttttttgaggTCAAATGACAATGTATTGTTGCCTTGATGATGCATCAGCGTGAATGCTAATCTGCATATTGTGCAGTGTAATGAATTAAATCACATACACGCTGGCTTTTTACTGGCACTGTTTCAGCACTCTTATCAGTGAGAGAAGTAATCCTCTGAGTGGAAATCATCGTGGCTTGTATGTGACAATTGCATCACAGCAGGATAACACATCCTGATATTTGATTGCAGCAAATCAATCACGCAATGCATCTTAATTGTGACACTAACTCCCTGATAGACTATACAGTAGATTAGATCATTCACATAGTCAAACAGCCTGTTGTTCAGAACAGGATATGAACATCATGTTGTGTAGTTATGACAAGTTATGGTCACGAGAAAACATCTCTGTGTGAGATGTCGATGGCTTGAATTTGTGCATGGACTCAATGCATGCATTAGATCATAGGCCTGCATGCAATTAGAGTGAGTGTGCGcatgcacatgcacacatacTTCTTTTAGACCTCATTATGTACTGATAATAATAGACAGAGGGTCATTAGTGATGAATGAAGGCCGGTTATTAATCAAATGGACCTGATGACGACCTGCTATCTGCTCTTTGAGATTAATAATACACATTATAGTTAGACTACGCACTGTCATTGTGCACAACTTTGCACATAAAGGCCTCCGCAGGATAGATAGATAtcacttatttttttgtttacataatCAATCGTTCATTTTTGTCACGTGATTTTTATCTGCAGTACATCGGAAGCCCCCATGAGGGCGTGGAAGAGCTCTTGCGGTGGGATGATGTTCAGAAAAAGATAGTGTATAGTATAGTTTAAGCGTCTAGAACTGCATTAAAGAAATATATGTAATATTGTGAATatttgttgtacatttttttttataatgtattataatttgttcaatttacagTTGACCCTTGTCGAATATTGCGGCTTCACCACATCGCAATTTTTGGCTTAATTTAAGCCATTtcatacggagcccctaaagcatgggtgtcaaactctggcccgcgggccaaatttggcccaccgtgtaacctcatttggcccttgaggcaatatcaaattaacattagagctggcccgccggtgctatTCAgcggtggtgccgctgtaacacagcattcaccgctaatactcatacttgtcaaccctcccgattttcccgggagactaccgaagtaCAGTGCCcatctcgaaaatctcccgggtttaccattctcccgatttccacctagaccacaatattgggggcgtcacgtccgcttttcctccatacaaacagtgtgccgatCCAGTCACATAATGTAAGCGGCTCGTAAGCACacctaagtgaatgcaaggcatacttggtcaacagccatacaggtcacactgacggtggccgtataaacagatttaacactgttacaaatatgtgccacactgggaaacccaccccaaacaagaatgacaaacacatttcgggagaacatccgcaacgtaacacaacagaacaaatacccaggaccccttgcattgggacggattcagatgtttttagacacattctctagcataattctgggaaatctgttatctttttattgtgttgctagtgttttagtgagtttaacagtacctaatagtcggaagggtgcatccacgggtgtcttgaggccagtgtctgatggaagtcgacggcagctgtatgtacggctcaagctcagctgatctccggtaagtggcgactttttaccacaattttctcaccgaaacctgctggtcgacatgtggtcgggattcatgttcgtttgatcgctctgatccatagtaaagcttcacctcctggaattttaaacaaggaatcaccgtgtgtttgtgaggctaaagctttccaactccatctttctactttgacttctccaatatcaattgaacaaattgcaaaagattcagcaacacagatcttcaaaatactgtgtaattatgcggttaaagcagacgacttttagctgtgtgtgtgcgcatcgctaatatttcctaacagtccgtgacgtcaagaatatacgtcatcattccgcgacgttttgaacaagaaactcccgggaaatttaaaattgcaatttagtaaactaaaaaggccgtccgtattggcatgtgttgcaatgttaataattcatcattgaaatataaactatcagactgcgtggtgggtagtagtgggtttcagtaggcctttaagtgtgtaaAGTGACTGAAGGgagttatttcatgtctagagggctgttaaaaaaacatttagaattgtgataaacattttttttatttactcttgaaaatatttgattcataACGATTCCTACTTCGGAGTAATTTGTTTATCGTGGTCATCTTGAATCAGTTAAAAGTAAAAAACGGGGGAATAAGGGCATTTTTGCTTTCATGTTTtgtgtatctttttttttgtagaactATGATACGAATTGTAGTTGGACTACGCTCTGTCATAGTGCACAACTTTGCACATAAAGTAGATAGATATCActtattttctttgtttacataATCAATCGGTCAGCTTTGTCATGCAATTTTTATCTGCAGTACCTCAAAAGCCCCCATGTGGGCGAGGAAGAGCTTTTGAGGTGGGATGATGTTCAGCAGAAGTTAGTGTATACAGGTGTTTAACTCCCAACAGTGTTCCACTTGATTGAATGCCTTATTGCTTTCATCATGTGGTACTTGTTTAATGGTTTGGTTAGAGGCGCTATGAAGCAGCCCGCCTGTTTCTGATAACCAGGATCCTCCTTGCTTTGGATATGTGGTCTAC harbors:
- the LOC133557900 gene encoding transmembrane protein 252-like, whose amino-acid sequence is MKNVKKHLCCLLRVMMPCVGFALICMAYLLSQQGGGDDNDVDSWALILAYLLMVLGFLAIFAGVIWSFCHRMKSKVYRRRRLQHDIQVYTIERRPSSFPPAYQEFQGGHQSPHPGEELILEEVQVILGLAPPLYSRDSAQSPDCTWSWEQPPPYSLYPEERTEASFGMCG